A single window of Sander lucioperca isolate FBNREF2018 chromosome 22, SLUC_FBN_1.2, whole genome shotgun sequence DNA harbors:
- the LOC116061260 gene encoding carbonic anhydrase 4-like, which translates to MMRDSTGVSKRRTGASKMNWIVAAIAVCVFVPSAHCESSPIAWCYHEPHCNDTTWPTIAASHCNGSRQSPINIVSASAQIDSNLTAFTFHNYSSKSTMTTIKNTGHTVKVILDSGVRISGGGLSEDYDSLQFHLHWGNGTSVPGSEHTVDGKRYPMELHIVNSKASYNRNTTQAVADSTGLAALGFLIEEMSGNATGQPASWHTLSSYLTNIPNSDENVTVVPGISLDDLLTGVDRTKYYRYLGSLTTPNCNEAVVWTVFKDTIKVSKDVIDLFSKTVRLSNSTSPFIINVYRDIQPAQRVTTQAASSTSKACYSLALMALSLVLGRS; encoded by the exons atgatGAGAGATTCCACAGGTGTTAGCAAACGGAGAACAGGTGCGTCAAAG ATGAACTGGATTGTAGCTGCGATCGCTGTGTGCGTATTCGTGCCCAGCGCCCACTGTGAGTCAAGTCCAATCG cCTGGTGTTATCATGAGCCACACTGCA ATGACACGACTTGGCCAACCATTGCTGCTTCACATTGCAATGGCAGCCGGCAGTCGCCCATTAACATCGTCTCAGCATCTGCCCAAATTGACTCCAATCTGACTGCATTCACCTTTCATAACTACAGCAGCAAATCCACAATGACAACGATCAAAAACACTGGCCACACAG TCAAAGTCATCCTCGACAGCGGTGTGAGGATTTCAGGAGGAGGTCTGTCTGAGGACTACGACAGCCTGCAGTTCCACTTGCACTGGGGTAATGGCACCTCTGTCCCCGGCTCCGAGCACACCGTGGATGGCAAGCGCTATCCCATGGAG TTACACATTGTAAACAGCAAGGCATCCTATAATCGGAACACAACTCAGGCTGTTGCAGACTCTACAGGACTTGCTGCTCTTGGTTTCTTGATTGAG GAAATGTCGGGTAATGCAACTGGCCAACCTGCAAGCTGGCACACCTTGAGCTCCTACCTGACAAACATCCCAAACAGCG ACGAAAATGTTACAGTGGTACCTGGAATTTCCCTGGATGATCTCCTGACCGGGGTGGATCGCACCAAGTATTACCGCTACCTTGGCTCCTTGACCACCCCCAATTGCAACGAGGCTGTGGTTTGGACTGTGTTTAAGGACACAATAAAAGTCAGCAAAGACGTG ATTGACCTCTTCAGCAAAACGGTACGCCTCTCCAACAGCACATCACCTTTTATAATTAATGTCTACAGAGACATCCAGCCAGCGCAACGTGTCACAACACAGGCTGCCAGCTCTACCTCCAAAGCCTGCTACTCTCTGGCTCTGATGGCTCTGAGCCTGGTTCTTGGGAGGAGTTAG